Proteins encoded in a region of the Watersipora subatra chromosome 5, tzWatSuba1.1, whole genome shotgun sequence genome:
- the LOC137397536 gene encoding tigger transposable element-derived protein 1-like: MVGEKRKASSKSDSAKKRQAISFERKVSIIKQLDAGEKMVIVARAYNLNRSTVGTIYKQKDCIMEHVKGAVPMQSTIISKKRGKIIEEMEKLLTIWLDDQQRRRFPLSLLLIQEKAKSIFEDVKAKAGESAAKETFSASCGWFSRFKKMANLHNVSVSGEAASADTEAAERFPQVLKEIIEEGGYSAKQIFNVDETGLFWKKMPEKTYISHEENTMLGYKVAKDRLTLMLGANAEGSYKLKPLLVYRAANPRALKNVTKSSLPVIWMSNTKAWVTLAVFEDWFFHHFIPEVKLYCRDNRIPFKILLVLDNALGHPPHLNDFHPHVKVVYLPPNTTTLLQPMDQGVIANFKKYYTRRTYRMALKAVDSDPEMTLRSYWKSYNILNCVKNIDASWHEVTEVNLNAVWRLLCPQFVNDFRGFDQEGINKEILSTLVGRPK, translated from the coding sequence ATGGTTGGTGAAAAGCGAAAGGCTTCTAGTAAGAGTGATAGTGCAAAGAAGAGGCAAGCCATCTCATTTGAAAGGAAAGTGTCAATAATAAAGCAGCTTGATGCGGGTGAGAAAATGGTGATCGTTGCACGGGCATACAACTTGAATCGTTCGACAGTCGGTACCATTTATAAACAGAAAGATTGTATAATGGAACACGTGAAAGGTGCAGTGCCTATGCAATCGACGATCATTAGCAAAAAAAGAGGGAAAATCATAGAAGAGATGGAGAAACTTCTCACCATTTGGCTCGATGATCAGCAACGGCGGCGTTTTCCTCTGAGCCTTCTGCTCATTCAGGAGAAGGCCAAATCTATCTTTGAGGATGTCAAGGCTAAGGCTGGGGAAAGCGCTGCCAAAGAAACGTTTTCTGCCAGCTGCGGATGGTTTTCCCGTTTCAAGAAGATGGCGAATCTCCACAATGTGTCTGTGTCCGGAGAGGCAGCATCTGCGGACACCGAGGCTGCCGAGCGATTCCCTCAAGTGTTGAAGGAGATCATTGAGGAGGGTGGCTATTCGGCTAAGCAGATCTTCAATGTCGACGAAACGGGTCTTTTTTGGAAGAAAATGCCAGAGAAGACCTACATTAGTCATGAAGAGAATACGATGCTCGGATATAAAGTGGCTAAAGACCGCTTAACCTTAATGCTTGGGGCGAATGCTGAAGGGAGCTACAAGCTGAAGCCACTGCTAGTTTACCGGGCAGCTAACCCTCGAGCCCTGAAGAATGTGACAAAAAGCTCTCTCCCTGTTATATGGATGTCAAACACAAAGGCATGGGTGACACTCGCTGTATTTGAGGACTGGTTCTTCCACCATTTCATCCCAGAAGTGAAGTTGTATTGCCGGGATAATAGAATTCCATTCAAGATTTTGCTAGTGCTGGACAATGCTCTCGGCCACCCCCCACACTTGAATGATTTTCATCCTCATGTCAAAGTTGTGTACCTGCCGCCAAACACAACTACACTTCTGCAGCCGATGGACCAGGGTGTTATTgccaatttcaaaaaatattacaCCCGACGGACATACAGGATGGCCTTGAAAGCAGTAGATTCTGACCCCGAGATGACCTTACGAAGCTACTGGAAGTCATATAACATCTTGAACTGCGTAAAAAACATTGATGCATCATGGCATGAGGTTACCGAGGTCAACCTCAACGCCGTGTGGAGGCTTCTATGCCCTCAGTTCGTCAACGACTTCCGTGGCTTTGATCAGGAGGGCATCAACAAAGAAATCCTCAGCACGCTTGTCGGCCGGCCTAAGTGA